TAAGCGAAGTGTTTCGTCCAATTCACTAACGACTTCTACCTGTTGTTTCAGGATATAGGGCGTCAGGTTTTGTGTGACTTGCCCGATGATTTGGCCGGGATCACATGGTTCTTCGCGCAGCTCGACGTCCCGCAGCTGGTTTTGAATTCGATTCATCATGTCCAGCATATGCTGCGAGGATTGCATCAGGACAAGCGCGTCTTCTTTTAGCGACGGCTGGTTGGTTTCATCTGCATATGTCTCGATACGGTCGGCATACAGCGAGATTTTGCCAGCTTCATTTTTGATCGTATGGTTAATGATTTGTGCACCGGAAGTCAAGGCGCGCAAGGTACTGTCCAGACGCCTTTTTTCTACGCGGAGACGGACGCCAAGGAAGCCGTATTTCAAACTGATGGCAACGATCAGGATAAACTGGATCGTGACCACGCCAATGTTGTAGCGCCAAGCTTCGTAATCGTTCTGAGTGCGCATGATATAGATGAAAATAAAGACGAAAAACAACGGAACGATGATGAGTACGTTCGTGAAAAAGCTGTTCTTTTTCACGAGTGGATCTTTTTCTCGCATGTACTGTACGACAAGCAGCGTACAGGAGAACAGAAAAAACGGAATCACCCATGCCACCATAATCCAGTAGTTAAAAAGCAGCTCGGGATAAACGGGTGTAATCCAAAGCATCCCAAGCGGCAGGCTGAGAGCGGCATATTGTATCGTCAGCTTTACTCTGCGAGACAAGAATTCAGCTGAGTGCACGGAAAACATGAGAAACGTATAGGGCAAGCCCGCTTGGCAAACAAAAGAAGAGATACGGCTTACTACTATCAGGGTGTTCGTGGCCCCCGGCTTTGCGGCCAGGTAATCTGCAAAATGGGGCATGATCGTCTCGTCAATCGCGCCTGAGATAAAGCCCCCAGCCCCAACAAAGGCAGTCGCGCAAGCCCAGCGGATCGACGTTCGTTTCGGGTCTGTGAACAGTACGAACAGACCTAATGCCCATATGGTAAACACGATGAAAACCATCATGGATTTGCTATCTCCTGTCAATCATTATTTATCTATTATATCGTACACCAGAGAAAGGAGACGGAAAAATAAATCATCGGGACAAAAACGGGGGTGCGGAGGCGAAAAACAGCAAGCAGGTTTTTCCAAATATTCGTGGAATTGAGAAGGACTGGTTGTGCATTTCGTGACTTTCTATCTATTCAACGGTGGGTGATAGAGTGAAACGATTAGATTTAATATTCCAGACGTTAGTAGACGCTGGTCCTGATAAAAAAGTAAGCGCTTCAGAGCTGGCTGAGCAGCTTGGTTTGAGTCGAGCGAATGTGAGCAGCGATTTGAACCGTTTGTGGAAGGAAGGACGAATCGGGAAGGAAGAAGGGCGTCCGACGCTGTTTTTTGCCCAGGAAGGAAACGATTCGCTCTATTTGGCGGAGACGTCGCTGGACAGGCTGGCGAAAACCAACAAGAGCCTGATCACACGTATTGAGCAGGCAAAGGCCGCCGTTTTGTATCCGCCGCGAGGGATGCATTGCTTGATTTTGGGGGAAACAGGTGTAGGAAAATCATGGTTCGCTGGGATGATTCACGAGTTTGCCGTTGATATTGGACGCCTAGACAAGCAAGCTCCTTTCGTGATTTTTAACTGTGCCGATTATGCCAACAACCCGCAGCTCTTAATCAGTCAATTGTTCGGAGTCAAAAAAGGGGCGTACACCGGAGCGGAGATGGACCGCAAAGGACTCGTGGAAAAGGCAGACGGCGGTATTCTTTTTCTCGATGAAGTACATCGGCTGCCGGCGGAAGGACAGGAAATCTTTTTTACGTTTATGGATAAGGGCATATTCCGCCGCGTAGGGGAAACAGAGATGGAGCGGACGGCTCACGTCCAGATCGTCATGGCCACGACAGAAAATCCGGAGTCGAGTCTCTTAAAAACATTCATGAGGCGCATTCCGATGGTCATCAAGCTGCCATCTTTGGTTGAGCGTGGTTTGGAAGAGCGTTTTCGTATTACGATGGAAATTTTTCAAGAAGAAGCTTTTCGGTTAGGGAGAGAGATTCAGATATCGGCCAATGCTGTACAGGCATTTTTGTGCTATCACTGCCCGAATAACATTGGGCAGTTAAAAACGGATATTCAGCTCACTTGCGCCAGTGCCTATGCCGAATTTATTTCGTTAAAAAAGAATCAGCTGCACGTATCGGTTCAGGACCTGCCACATCATGTCAAGCAAGGGCTGCTTTTGGTGAAGGACTACAAGCAGGAGCTAGATGAAATCATTGGAACGGAGCACAATTGCTTTGTCGTGCAGCCATCAAAAGAGGGCATCTGGATCGGACGAGAAACAGGGGATACGACGGACAGTGTCTATGAAAAAATCGAGCAAAAAATATATGAGCTGCAAAACCTCGGTGTGAGTGAAGAAGAATTGGAGTTTGACATCGAGAATTATTTTACGACCTTTATCAAAGGTGTTCATCAACGCGTGAATAAGGGCGACATGGCCCGGATTATCGACCCGTTTATCATTCACCTCGTGGAAGAGATCGTTCGCTTTGCAGAGGCCAAGCTGGAGAAGATTTTGAGCCAGAAGGTGATCTTTGGTCTCGCGCTGCATATTCAGACGTCGAAGGAGCGCCTCGCACAAGGTAAGCAGATCGTCAATCCGCAAATCAACCATGTGCGAATCAAATACAAGAAAGAGTTTGCTGTGGCGCTAGAGTGCGTGCGCATGATAGAAGAAGCGATACTCATGGATCTGCCGATTGGTGAGGCTGGATATTTGACCATGTTTTTCGTGCTTGACGATGTCAGCATGGAGGAAGAACGGGAAACAATCGGGGTGCTCGTGATTACGCACGGTAGCGGCGGTGCGACAGCGATGGTCGATGTGACGAACCGATTGCTGGTCACACAATATGCGAGAGCCATCGATTTGCCGCTCGAAGAAGATTCCATGAGTGTTTTGGAAAAAGCACTGAAAGTAGCCAGAGAGATCGGGAGCAAGGCTGGAATACTGTTGCTCGTAGATATGGGGTCGCTGCTCGGCTTTGGCGAAATTATTGAGCGGGAGATCGGCATTCAGGTCAAGGTCATTCCGATGGTCAGCACGCCGCATGTGATTGAAGCCACTCGAAAGGCTATGCTCGGTCATTCACTGGAGGATGTTTACCGGGATGTCTTGGGCATGTCGCTCTACCAGCGGGAGGAGCAGCCGAAGGAGCAGGTGCAAAGGCATGTTCCGGCTCTGACGATCGTCGCAGCCTGCCTGTCTGGGGAAGGCAGTGCCTTGTTTTTGAAAAAGCTGCTGGAATCGAGGCTCAGGTACGATGATAACGTGCTGGAATTTGTACCGCTGCAACTGATCGATAAGGCACAAGCCCGCAGTCAGCTTCGAAAAATCAAGGAGGAGAGGAAAATTCTCTTCGTGGTGAGCAATTACATTCTCGACCGCGAGTTGCGCCACCATAGCATGGACGATGTTTTGAACGGAGAGGCGATGTCTGATATCCAGAAAGTGATCGATCTGGAAGAGGCCTATCTGAAGATGCAAGAATCGCTTGGGGAGCACCTGCAAAGGGTAGACGGACAAGATATTCTCGCTGACGTGAGGATGTGTGTCGGTCGTATGGAGGAGCGCCTGAACAATTCTTTGGTTTTTGACACGCGAATTGGGGCCTACTTGCACATCTGCTGCCTGGTAGATCGTTTGAAAGCTGGGGCGCAATCCGTAGCGTACATTCAAAAAGACAGTTTTTTGCTGGAGAATCGCAAGCTGTACAGCTTAATCCGACATGAATTGTTGCCGCTGGAAGACAAGTATGAGGTAGTGATTAGCGAAGACGACGTTTGTTTTATCATGAATTTCTTCATACACAATAAAACACTGGCGTAACCAGTGTTTTATTTTTTGACTTTTCTTTACTCAGAATCAAACACTATAGCGTTTACATAAAAACACTAATGAGGATGACAGGCGATGAGGTCGCGAAATATGCCATACTATGCGGTTTTTTTGGTAAGCGCATACATTTTTGGTGTTTTGGCATGTAACTTGCTCTTACAAAAAGGCATATCGTCGAGAGGAGGGGGTACAATGAATATTTTATTGTGTTGTGCAGCGGGTATGTCGACAAGCTTGCTGGTTCAAAAAATGGAGGAGGCTGCCAGAGAAAAAGGGTTGGACGCTAAGATATGGGCAGTTTCCGCAGATGATGTCAAAAATCATATCGATCAAGCAGCGGTGCTCTTGTTGGGGCCACAAGTTCGTTACAAGCTGACAGAGATGAAAAAAGAAGGGGCATCCAGAGGAGTTCCTGTAGATGTAATCAGCACGGTTGATTACGGAACCTTGAACGGGAAAAACGTGCTTGAGTTTGCACTTCGTCTAAAACAGTAGGAGGGGGATGCGTATGGGCGGATTTGTTTCATTTATGGAAAACCGCATGATGCCGATAGCAGGAAAAATGGCGGAACAAAAGCATCTGCAGGCTATTCGTGACGGAATTATCCTTACTTTGCCTTTGTTGATCATTGGTTCACTGTTCCTCATCATTGGCTTCATACCAATACCTGGTTATGACGAATTCATGAGCGGAGTTTTCGGCGAAAAATGGCGGACAAAGCTACTGTATCCGGTAGGAGCTACCTTTGACATCATGGGATTGATTGTCAGCTTTGGCGTCGCCTACCGACTAGCAGAGAAATACAAGGTCGATCCACTGTCGGCTGGAGCGATTTCTGTTGCTTCCTTCTTGCTCGCTACTCCGTATAAAGTCATGTTCACCCCTGAGGGAGCGAGTGCAGCCCAAGAGATAGGCGGAGTCATCCCGGTTACGCTGATGGGCAGTCAGGGACTTTTTGTAGCCATGATATTGGCGATCTTATCAACGGAGATTTATCGTAAAATCATCCAAATGAAAATCGTCATTTCCATGCCACCCGGAGTTCCCCCTGCCGTTTCCCGCTCTTTTGTGGCATTAATCCCTGCGGGTGCTGTGCTTGTCGTTGTCTGGCTGATTCGAATTCTTTTGGAAAACACCTCCTTTGAGAGTATTCATAATATTGTAAAAGATTTGCTTGTTGGACCATTGAGTGTGGTCGGCAGCAGCTTGATTGGCGCCATTATCTGCGTATTGCTTATTCATATACTCTGGGCTGTTGGTTTGCATGGTGCGGCGATAGTCGGTGGCATAATGAGTCCCATCTGGCTGACACTGATGGACCAGAATAGAGCGGCGTTTCAGGCAAGTCCGAACGGTGAATTGCCGAACGTCGTTACCACGCAATTTTTTGACATGTGGATCTATGCAGGGGGATCAGGTGCCACTTTGGCTCTCGTTGTCCTGATGGTATTCATGGCACGAAGCAAACAAATGAAAAACATCGGCAGACTCTCGCTCGGACCTGGTTTGTTTAACATCAATGAACCGGTCATCTTCGGAATGCCGATCGTCATGAACCCGCTCCTGATTATTCCGTTTGTGTTTACCCCTGTCATATTGGTTATTATCAGCTATTTTGCGATGTCTCTCGGATGGGTAGCAAAGCCAAGCGGAGTAGCCGTTCCGTGGACGACACCACTATTTTTCAGCGGGTATTTGGCTACAGGCGGAAAAGTATCGGGGATGGTTCTTCAAGCGGTGAACTTCCTCATCTCACTCGCGATCTACTATCCGTTCTTCCGCTTGTGGGATAAACAAAAGGTAAGTGAAGAAAAAGCTGGTACTGCTTCCGATACAGCTGTGACTATGTAATCGCTAGAGGAGAGGCTATCTATGAAATTGATTGTGAATGCAGACGATTTTGGGTATTCCAAAGGCGTCAATCTGGGAATCGTCGAAGCACATCGGGAAGGAGTCGTTACTTCTGCGACCTTGATGGTCAATATGGAGGGGTTCGAGCACGCTGTAGGGTTGGCCAAGGAACATCCAACGCTAGGAGTAGGCATTCATCTGGTACTCACATGCGGATCGCCAGTCAGTCAGGACGTACCATCACTAACGGATGGAGAGGGGCGCTTTCAACGCGGGCAAGCTCATTTGATTTCTGCTGCACCGGAGGAGATCGAGCTGGAGCTGCGGGCTCAATTGGAGAGGTTCGTGGCGTCGGGGATCAAGCTGACGCATATCGACAGCCATCACCATGTACATGCACATCCAGCCGTTTTGCCGATTGTTCTGAAGCTGGCAGAGGAATATAGAGTGCCCGTTCGCTATCCGTGGATGTCCGGGACACAGGAGCAGCGAGACCAGTCGAGTGTTCCTACGACAGAAGGCTTTTCTCATCATTTTTATGGAGACGACCTCACCGTACAATCCTTCGTCAGGATCATAGAGGATATGGCAGATTATCCTGTGGTTGAGATCATGACGCACCCTGCTTATTTGGACGAAGCGGTACTGACAGGCAGTTCATACGCAAAGCAACGAACCACAGAATTGAAAATCTTAACAGCAGCAGAGTTAAAACAGTACATTCGCGATCAAAAAATACAGCTCGTGACTTTTAGCGAACTTGGATAGGTGGAGATAGATTTGGACCATACAGACGTTATTTTTCAACTAATACTTCACGGAGGAAACGCGCGGAGTCTGGCAATGGAAGCGATCGCTCTGGCTAAAAATAGAGACTTGTCAGGCGCAGAGGATGCGTTGAAGCGTGCAGGGGAAGAGCTCGGTCGTGCACACCAAAATCAAACGGAACTTATCCAGAAGGAGATATCGGGCGAAAAGACTGAGATCAGCATGCTCTTGATTCACGCCCAGGATCATTTGATGAACGCAATTACCGTCAAGGATTTGGCTTCGGAGTTTGTAGAGCTGTACAGCCAAATCCATGCAGGCAAGGAGGCAGGAGTATGAGCGGAATCAAAATTGTGACGATCGGTGGAGGGTCTAGCTATACACCTGAGCTGGTGGAAGGCTTCATCAAGCGCTACGATGAGTTGCCCGTCCGAGAGCTGTGGCTGGTGGATATTCCAGAGGGCGAGAAAAAGCTGCAAACAGTAGGTGCCCTGGCAAAAAGGATGATAGAGAAGGCAGGGGTGCCCATCGAGATTCATCTGACGCTGGATCGGCGAAAAGCACTTGCGGGCGCAGACTTTGTTACGACACAAATGCGCGTGGGCCTCTTGGAAGCGCGAATCAAGGATGAGCGGATTCCTTTGAAATACGGGGTGATCGGTCAGGAAACGAATGGTCCTGGTGGCTTGTTCAAAGGCTTGCGTACGATTCCGGTCATTATGGACATTTGTCATGACATGGAAGAGCTATGTCCAGATGCTTGGCTGATTAACTTCACGAATCCGGCTGGTATGGTCACAGAGGCAGTGCTGCGGTATACCAATCGCAAAAAGGTCATTGGACTATGCAATGTTCCCATCGGGATGAAAATGGGTGTTGCCACGGTTTTAGGCGTCGAGCAATCAAGGGTTCATATTGATTTTGCCGGTTTGAATCATATGATCTTTGGACTGGGTGTGTACCTAGATGGGGAAAATGTCATTTCCCAGGTAATTGATAAAATAACAGGCGACCAATCC
The window above is part of the Brevibacillus antibioticus genome. Proteins encoded here:
- a CDS encoding HAMP domain-containing sensor histidine kinase, encoding MMVFIVFTIWALGLFVLFTDPKRTSIRWACATAFVGAGGFISGAIDETIMPHFADYLAAKPGATNTLIVVSRISSFVCQAGLPYTFLMFSVHSAEFLSRRVKLTIQYAALSLPLGMLWITPVYPELLFNYWIMVAWVIPFFLFSCTLLVVQYMREKDPLVKKNSFFTNVLIIVPLFFVFIFIYIMRTQNDYEAWRYNIGVVTIQFILIVAISLKYGFLGVRLRVEKRRLDSTLRALTSGAQIINHTIKNEAGKISLYADRIETYADETNQPSLKEDALVLMQSSQHMLDMMNRIQNQLRDVELREEPCDPGQIIGQVTQNLTPYILKQQVEVVSELDETLRLYGDGVQLREVITNLCMNALEAMKSGGKLHLQLFLSHKHLIITVADTGTGITKENLPHVLDPFFSTKRTGQNFGLGLSYCYNVMQKHQGQLEIYSEQGKGTTVFLFFPKKRVIINDSE
- a CDS encoding sigma-54-dependent transcriptional regulator — its product is MKRLDLIFQTLVDAGPDKKVSASELAEQLGLSRANVSSDLNRLWKEGRIGKEEGRPTLFFAQEGNDSLYLAETSLDRLAKTNKSLITRIEQAKAAVLYPPRGMHCLILGETGVGKSWFAGMIHEFAVDIGRLDKQAPFVIFNCADYANNPQLLISQLFGVKKGAYTGAEMDRKGLVEKADGGILFLDEVHRLPAEGQEIFFTFMDKGIFRRVGETEMERTAHVQIVMATTENPESSLLKTFMRRIPMVIKLPSLVERGLEERFRITMEIFQEEAFRLGREIQISANAVQAFLCYHCPNNIGQLKTDIQLTCASAYAEFISLKKNQLHVSVQDLPHHVKQGLLLVKDYKQELDEIIGTEHNCFVVQPSKEGIWIGRETGDTTDSVYEKIEQKIYELQNLGVSEEELEFDIENYFTTFIKGVHQRVNKGDMARIIDPFIIHLVEEIVRFAEAKLEKILSQKVIFGLALHIQTSKERLAQGKQIVNPQINHVRIKYKKEFAVALECVRMIEEAILMDLPIGEAGYLTMFFVLDDVSMEEERETIGVLVITHGSGGATAMVDVTNRLLVTQYARAIDLPLEEDSMSVLEKALKVAREIGSKAGILLLVDMGSLLGFGEIIEREIGIQVKVIPMVSTPHVIEATRKAMLGHSLEDVYRDVLGMSLYQREEQPKEQVQRHVPALTIVAACLSGEGSALFLKKLLESRLRYDDNVLEFVPLQLIDKAQARSQLRKIKEERKILFVVSNYILDRELRHHSMDDVLNGEAMSDIQKVIDLEEAYLKMQESLGEHLQRVDGQDILADVRMCVGRMEERLNNSLVFDTRIGAYLHICCLVDRLKAGAQSVAYIQKDSFLLENRKLYSLIRHELLPLEDKYEVVISEDDVCFIMNFFIHNKTLA
- a CDS encoding PTS sugar transporter subunit IIB, coding for MNILLCCAAGMSTSLLVQKMEEAAREKGLDAKIWAVSADDVKNHIDQAAVLLLGPQVRYKLTEMKKEGASRGVPVDVISTVDYGTLNGKNVLEFALRLKQ
- the celB gene encoding PTS cellobiose transporter subunit IIC, producing MRMGGFVSFMENRMMPIAGKMAEQKHLQAIRDGIILTLPLLIIGSLFLIIGFIPIPGYDEFMSGVFGEKWRTKLLYPVGATFDIMGLIVSFGVAYRLAEKYKVDPLSAGAISVASFLLATPYKVMFTPEGASAAQEIGGVIPVTLMGSQGLFVAMILAILSTEIYRKIIQMKIVISMPPGVPPAVSRSFVALIPAGAVLVVVWLIRILLENTSFESIHNIVKDLLVGPLSVVGSSLIGAIICVLLIHILWAVGLHGAAIVGGIMSPIWLTLMDQNRAAFQASPNGELPNVVTTQFFDMWIYAGGSGATLALVVLMVFMARSKQMKNIGRLSLGPGLFNINEPVIFGMPIVMNPLLIIPFVFTPVILVIISYFAMSLGWVAKPSGVAVPWTTPLFFSGYLATGGKVSGMVLQAVNFLISLAIYYPFFRLWDKQKVSEEKAGTASDTAVTM
- the chbG gene encoding chitin disaccharide deacetylase is translated as MKLIVNADDFGYSKGVNLGIVEAHREGVVTSATLMVNMEGFEHAVGLAKEHPTLGVGIHLVLTCGSPVSQDVPSLTDGEGRFQRGQAHLISAAPEEIELELRAQLERFVASGIKLTHIDSHHHVHAHPAVLPIVLKLAEEYRVPVRYPWMSGTQEQRDQSSVPTTEGFSHHFYGDDLTVQSFVRIIEDMADYPVVEIMTHPAYLDEAVLTGSSYAKQRTTELKILTAAELKQYIRDQKIQLVTFSELG
- a CDS encoding PTS lactose/cellobiose transporter subunit IIA codes for the protein MDHTDVIFQLILHGGNARSLAMEAIALAKNRDLSGAEDALKRAGEELGRAHQNQTELIQKEISGEKTEISMLLIHAQDHLMNAITVKDLASEFVELYSQIHAGKEAGV
- a CDS encoding 6-phospho-beta-glucosidase; this encodes MSGIKIVTIGGGSSYTPELVEGFIKRYDELPVRELWLVDIPEGEKKLQTVGALAKRMIEKAGVPIEIHLTLDRRKALAGADFVTTQMRVGLLEARIKDERIPLKYGVIGQETNGPGGLFKGLRTIPVIMDICHDMEELCPDAWLINFTNPAGMVTEAVLRYTNRKKVIGLCNVPIGMKMGVATVLGVEQSRVHIDFAGLNHMIFGLGVYLDGENVISQVIDKITGDQSGITMQNILDLGWDKDFIKALGILPCPYHRYYYQTRTMLEHELEEAEQKGTRAEVVKQMEAELFALYEDPDLDIKPPQLEKRGGAYYSEAACNLIYSIYNDKRDIQTVNVRNNGAIASIPDDSAVEVNCVITREGPIPLAVGDLPVPVRGLVQQIKSFERVAAEAAVTGDYHKALLAMNINPLVSSDVAAKKILDEMLEAHKEHLPQFFKPVT